In Cherax quadricarinatus isolate ZL_2023a chromosome 52, ASM3850222v1, whole genome shotgun sequence, the following proteins share a genomic window:
- the LOC128696892 gene encoding uncharacterized protein produces the protein MFIGEKSGEPVASLVQYREERWKIRSLKKSVPQPTVDVFSTLIKRKVEHMRGEVAYILKTSELQQQEAETPVKKSTNGSCYSCGGNTVVVSGGLFPWRQHSGRIWRTVSLEATQWSYLEDCFPGGSTVVVSGGLFPWRQHSGRIWRTVSLEATQWSYLEDCFPGGNTVVVSGRLLQKHPHITSWCFSADRKHHHSHEPISRQVHDSRTHEVIRDKETADLIKRVRQLAWEAIGIKTPQTEGGKETETGKGQLLLTPETNTTYNPINHPHRFSFINSRKKLNLSGPKVNAIPDLVRWHHQPRNVCPKDEVGPEGEVGSKGEVGPKGEVGPKGEVGPKGEVGPREKGAPLVLALVMTALTSRDRRDFIRRTWANSTWYPHSGLRAVFMVGSTLDPELQAALDAEATQHHDLAQYNFIDSYENLTYKTLAMFSWAASYCPDVPFIAKVDDDVLVNPFHLKKFLLKQLHEPSNPADLKPGDEVLLPNYVNRSMTYIYGRFDPDPYPLRSGKWGVSKDEYPENRYPPFVHGPAYLVGNLALQQLIKYASYVPFLKLEDVYITGLVAHAAGIKHVQINVVINTFTAENEFFSGTQALLEESSTKNREMAWQGVLQNAPRV, from the exons ATGTTTATTGGGGAAAAGTCTGGtgagccagtggcttctttagttcAGTATAGAGAAGAACGATGGAAGATTAGGAGTTTgaagaaatcagtccctcagcctacagtcgatgtgttcagtactTTAATCAAGAGAAAAGTAGAGCATATgcgcggagaagtggcttatatactgaagACAAGCGAGCTGCAGCAACAAGAGGCGGAGACACCAGTGAAAAAATCTACTAATGGAA GCTGTTACTCCTGTGGAGGCAACACAGTGGTCGTATCTGGAGGACTGTTTCCCTGGAGGCAACACAGTGGTCGTATCTGGAGGACTGTTTCCCTGGAGGCAACACAGTGGTCGTATCTGGAGGACTGTTTCCCTGGAGGCAGCACAGTGGTCGTATCTGGAGGACTGTTTCCCTGGAGGCAACACAGTGGTCGTATCTGGAGGACTGTTTCCCTGGAGGCAACACAGTGGTCGTATCTGGAGGACTGTTTCCCTGGAGGCAACACAGTGGTCGTATCTGGACGACTGCTTCAGAAGCACCCACACATTACGTCATGGTGTTTTTCCGCAGAC CGGAAGCATCATCACTCTCACGAACCCATCAGCAG ACAAGTGCATGACTCAAGAACGCATGAGGTTATACGAGATAAAGAAACAGCTGACTTGATAAAGCGGGTGCGACAGCTTGCTTGGGAAGCAATAGGCATCAAGACCCCGCAGACGGAGGGCGGAAAGGAGACAGAGACGGGTAAAGGTCAACTGCTGCTTACACCAgaaaccaacaccacctacaaccccATCAACCACCCACACCGCTTCAG CTTCATCAACTCCAGGAAAAAACTGAATCTGAGCGGCCCGAAGGTGAACGCAATCCCAGATTTGGTGAGATGGCATCACCAGCCGCGGAATGTGTGTCCCAAAGATGAGGTGGGCCCTGAGGGTGAGGTGGGCTCTAAGGGTGAGGTGGGCCCTAAGGGTGAGGTGGGCCCTAAGGGTGAGGTGGGCCCTAAGGGTGAGGTGGGCCCTAGGGAAAAGGGTGCCCCGCTGGTGCTGGCCCTGGTCATGACCGCCCTCACCAGCAGAGACAGACGTGACTTCATTAGGAGGACTTGGGCCAACTCCACTTGGTACCCGCACTCTGGTCTCAG GGCTGTGTTTATGGTGGGGTCAACGCTGGACCCTGAACTACAGGCTGCCCTGGATGCTGAAGCTACCCAGCACCATGATCTAGCTCAGTACAACTTTATAGACTCCTACGA GAACCTAACATACAAGACACTGGCCATGTTTTCTTGGGCTGCCTCCTACTGCCCTGATGTTCCCTTCATCGCTAAGGTGGACGACGACGTGTTGGTCAACCCCTTCCACCTGAAGAAGTTCCTCCTGAAGCAGCTGCATGAGCCATCCAATCCTGCG GACCTGAAGCCTGGAGACGAAGTGTTGCTGCCTAATTACGTCAACAGATCCATGACATATATTTACGGCCGCTTCGACCCTGACCCCTATCCCCTCAGGTCCGGCAAGTGGGGCGTGTCTAAG GATGAGTACCCGGAAAACAGATATCCACCGTTCGTTCATGGACCGGCTTACCTGGTGGGAAATTTGGCTTTGCAGCAGCTGATAAAATATGCCTCTTACGTTCCCTTCCTCAAGCTGGAGGACGTTTATATTACCGGTCTCGTCGCCCACGCCGCCGGGATCAAGCACGTCCAGATCAATGTCGTCATTAACACCTTTACAGCCGAAAATGAGTTCTTCAGCGGCACTCAGGCCCTCCTGGAGGAAAGCAGCACGAAAAACAGAGAGATGGCGTGGCAGGGCGTTCTTCAGAATGCTCCTCGTGTCTAA